A segment of the Atribacterota bacterium genome:
GGGGAACAATATAGTAATGATTAAACCTATTATTTGCAATATAATAAAAGGGGTAATACCCCTATAAATATCCTTTAACTGGACACTGGATGGTGCTATTCCTTTTAAATAAAATATTGAAACTGCAAAAGGAGGTGTTAAAAAAGAAGTTTGAAGACATACGGCAGTAACTATACCAAACCAGAGAGGATCAAATCCTAGTTTGGGAACCATAGGAGCAACGATAGGAATAAATATTAATAGTATTGGAATCCAATCTAAAAAAAATCCCATTATAAAAATAAGTAATAGTATTATAGAAAGGATTCCATAAGAACCTATTTTTAGACTTAGAAAAAAATTAGTAATTAAATTGCCTCCTCCTAAAGCCAAAAAAACCCCTCCAAATATTTTAGCAGCTACAGTTATGATTATTACAAATGAAGTAACAATCATTGTTTCATAAACAGATTTTTTCAATTTTTCCCAAGTAAGTTTACGATAAATAATGGCAAGTCCTAAACTACCAATAACTCCAATAGAGGCGGCTTCAGTAGGAGAAGCTACTCCTAAAATAATTGAACCTAACACGAGAATAATAACAAAAATAAAAGGAAATACATTAATTGTAAACATCTTTAAAATATCAACAATTTTATATCTCATTTCTTCTGAGGGTAAAGAAGGAGCAAGTTCTGGTTTTAATTTACATATAACAATTATATAAACAATATATAACACCGACAATAATAGTCCAGGTAAAATAGCCCCTGCAAAAAGACTGGGAATTGGTAAGCCTGCTAAAGGTCCATATAAAATAAGAAGAACACTCGGTGGAATTAAAATACCTAAAGTTCCACCAGCCAAAATAGTTCCTGTAGCTAATGGTTTATTATAACTATATTTTAACATACTCGGTAATGCAAGCAAGCCCATGACTGTAACTGATGCACCTACTATTCCTGTAGCAGCAGCAAATAAGGTACATATTATAATGGTAGCTAAAGCAAGAGATCCTTTTACTGGACCAAGAATGATT
Coding sequences within it:
- a CDS encoding TRAP transporter large permease subunit; the encoded protein is MDPELIALLMFVFLAIFIFLGFPLFAVLAGVSVIGGYLGWGSRVFSQMILNTWSIMGSNVLPAVPLFVFMGTFMEASGVAERAYKTIRIILGPVKGSLALATIIICTLFAAATGIVGASVTVMGLLALPSMLKYSYNKPLATGTILAGGTLGILIPPSVLLILYGPLAGLPIPSLFAGAILPGLLLSVLYIVYIIVICKLKPELAPSLPSEEMRYKIVDILKMFTINVFPFIFVIILVLGSIILGVASPTEAASIGVIGSLGLAIIYRKLTWEKLKKSVYETMIVTSFVIIITVAAKIFGGVFLALGGGNLITNFFLSLKIGSYGILSIILLLIFIMGFFLDWIPILLIFIPIVAPMVPKLGFDPLWFGIVTAVCLQTSFLTPPFAVSIFYLKGIAPSSVQLKDIYRGITPFIILQIIGLIITILFPQLVLWIPTVMGIY